In Apus apus isolate bApuApu2 chromosome 5, bApuApu2.pri.cur, whole genome shotgun sequence, the following are encoded in one genomic region:
- the PPM1A gene encoding protein phosphatase 1A isoform X2: MGAFLDKPKMEKHNAQGQGNGLRYGLSSMQGWRVEMEDAHTAVIGLPNGLDGWSFFAVYDGHAGSQVAKYCCEHLLDHITSNQDFKGPDGPPSVESVKSGIRTGFLQIDEHMRVISEKKHGADRSGSTAVGVMISPQHTYFINCGDSRGLLCRNRKVHFFTQDHKPSNPLEKERIQNAGGSVMIQRVNGSLAVSRALGDFDYKCVHGKGPTEQLVSPEPEVYEIERSEEEDQFIILACDGIWDVMGNEELCDFVRSRLEVTDDLEKVCNEIVDTCLYKGSRDNMSVILICFPNAPKVSPEAVKREAELDKYLESRVEDGV; the protein is encoded by the exons ATGGGAGCGTTTTTAGACAAGCCAAAGATGGAGAAGCATAATGCCCAGGGGCAAGGGAATGGGCTTCGTTATGGTCTGAGTAGTATGCAAGGCTGGCGAGTTGAAATGGAGGATGCACATACGGCTGTGATTGGTTTGCCAAACGGACTTGATGGATGGTCATTTTTTGCTGTATATGATGGGCATGCTGGATCACAGGTTGCCAAGTACTGCTGTGAGCATTTGTTAGATCACATCACAAGCAACCAGGATTTTAAAGGGCCAGATGGGCCACCATCTGTGGAAAGTGTAAAGAGCGGCATCAGAACAGGTTTCCTGCAAATCGATGAACACATGAGAGTCATCTCTGAGAAGAAACATGGCGCAGACAGAAGTGGGTCAACAGCTGTGGGTGTCATGATTTCTCCCCAACATACATACTTCATCAACTGTGGAGACTCGAGAGGTTTACTTTGTAGAAACAGGAAGGTTCACTTCTTCACACAGGATCACAAACCAAGTAATCCACTGGAGAAAGAGCGTATACAGAATGCAGGTGGCTCTGTAATGATTCAGCGTGTGAATGGCTCTCTTGCTGTTTCAAGGGCACTTGGGGACTTTGATTACAAATGTGTCCATGGGAAAGGTCCTACAGAACAGCTAGTCTCACCTGAACCTGAAGTTTATGAAATTGAGAGATCAGAAGAAGAGGATCAGTTCATCATACTGGCTTGCGATGGTATCTGGGATGTTATGGGAAATGAAGAGCTGTGTGACTTTGTAAGATCCAGACTTGAAGTCACTGATGACCTTGAGAAAGTTTGCAATGAGATAGTTGACACCTGCTTGTACAAG GGAAGTCGAGACAACATGAGTGTGATATTGATCTGTTTTCCGAATGCACCAAAGGTATCGCCAGAGGCGGTGAAAAGAGAGGCAGAGTTGGACAAGTACCTGGAAAGCAGAGTAGAAG ACGGAGTGTGA
- the PPM1A gene encoding protein phosphatase 1A isoform X1, protein MGAFLDKPKMEKHNAQGQGNGLRYGLSSMQGWRVEMEDAHTAVIGLPNGLDGWSFFAVYDGHAGSQVAKYCCEHLLDHITSNQDFKGPDGPPSVESVKSGIRTGFLQIDEHMRVISEKKHGADRSGSTAVGVMISPQHTYFINCGDSRGLLCRNRKVHFFTQDHKPSNPLEKERIQNAGGSVMIQRVNGSLAVSRALGDFDYKCVHGKGPTEQLVSPEPEVYEIERSEEEDQFIILACDGIWDVMGNEELCDFVRSRLEVTDDLEKVCNEIVDTCLYKGSRDNMSVILICFPNAPKVSPEAVKREAELDKYLESRVEEIIKKQGEGVPDLVHVMRTLATESIPNLPPGGELASKRSVIEAVYNRLNPYRNDDTDSASTDDMW, encoded by the exons ATGGGAGCGTTTTTAGACAAGCCAAAGATGGAGAAGCATAATGCCCAGGGGCAAGGGAATGGGCTTCGTTATGGTCTGAGTAGTATGCAAGGCTGGCGAGTTGAAATGGAGGATGCACATACGGCTGTGATTGGTTTGCCAAACGGACTTGATGGATGGTCATTTTTTGCTGTATATGATGGGCATGCTGGATCACAGGTTGCCAAGTACTGCTGTGAGCATTTGTTAGATCACATCACAAGCAACCAGGATTTTAAAGGGCCAGATGGGCCACCATCTGTGGAAAGTGTAAAGAGCGGCATCAGAACAGGTTTCCTGCAAATCGATGAACACATGAGAGTCATCTCTGAGAAGAAACATGGCGCAGACAGAAGTGGGTCAACAGCTGTGGGTGTCATGATTTCTCCCCAACATACATACTTCATCAACTGTGGAGACTCGAGAGGTTTACTTTGTAGAAACAGGAAGGTTCACTTCTTCACACAGGATCACAAACCAAGTAATCCACTGGAGAAAGAGCGTATACAGAATGCAGGTGGCTCTGTAATGATTCAGCGTGTGAATGGCTCTCTTGCTGTTTCAAGGGCACTTGGGGACTTTGATTACAAATGTGTCCATGGGAAAGGTCCTACAGAACAGCTAGTCTCACCTGAACCTGAAGTTTATGAAATTGAGAGATCAGAAGAAGAGGATCAGTTCATCATACTGGCTTGCGATGGTATCTGGGATGTTATGGGAAATGAAGAGCTGTGTGACTTTGTAAGATCCAGACTTGAAGTCACTGATGACCTTGAGAAAGTTTGCAATGAGATAGTTGACACCTGCTTGTACAAG GGAAGTCGAGACAACATGAGTGTGATATTGATCTGTTTTCCGAATGCACCAAAGGTATCGCCAGAGGCGGTGAAAAGAGAGGCAGAGTTGGACAAGTACCTGGAAAGCAGAGTAGAAG AGATCATAAAGAAGCAGGGTGAAGGAGTCCCAGACTTAGTCCACGTGATGCGTACGTTAGCAACTGAGAGCATCCCAAACCTCCCGCCGGGGGGTGAATTGGCAAGCAA ACGGAGTGTGATTGAAGCCGTTTATAACAGACTGAACCCCTACAGGAATGATGATACT gattCTGCCTCAACTGATGATATGTGGTAA